In Pyxicephalus adspersus chromosome 10, UCB_Pads_2.0, whole genome shotgun sequence, the DNA window CTATCTCTTCACGTGAACAATGCACACACACCTGTCTGTTCATATgatctacaaaaaaatgtaattcatcgGACCAGGGCATATTCTTTCAATATTCTATGTTCCAGTTAGTTTGCTGCCCTTTTGTGGGATCAGACTGGATAGCCTCCCCACCCTCAAAACATCATTAAACCTTGGACACTTATGTTACCAGTTTACCTGTTGCAACTCCTTCTGGTAGATGTCCATCACCTTATAATAGAAACACCCTATAAGACCTGCCATTTTAGAGATTTACTGACCCCGTCATTTAGTCATTACCATTTTGCCTATGTCAGGGTAACTTGGATCCATATGCTTGCCCATTTTCCCTGCTTTTAGGATATCCAGAACCAAAATATACCTTGAGATATAACTCATGACAGGTGTCACTGGGATAATCAACATTACTACTTTACTACTACCTGTCAATGGttttgacttttttggctgatctGTGAATTTAGGTAGAAAGAGACCTTAGATGTGTTCTGACGTGCAGGATAGGACATACAGATAATGACAGAGCACATTAACCTTTTCTAACCCCGGCACGGATTACATGGTCAGCTTAGCAGTACACAGTTCTGTCCACTCTTTAGATTTATCTCATACTGAATCCCCATTATATTATCGGtatcaaacaaaaacaatcacaatgtaCTACAGCCACTTGACAAATCAAAATGAAACAGTATGGAATCATAAATGTAATCTATTACAGCTAACCAATAATTGTAAGCAGTGAGGCTATTTTGCGGGTTTAAGTGTCAAATTCTAAAGGTGGCGTTTGCGTTTTACTTGCTAAGAACATCAATGAGCATAGTTTTATGGATTATAGATGATATACTGCAATCTTTCTGTGAACTTACCCACAATGAGACCAATTTCACAGTTAGAATCCTCATATGCACAAGTCATCATTGTTCCGACTGTATCATTCACTATGGCAACTACATCCAAATCAAATTCCTTAAAGAGAGGAACACAATTCAATTAATTGCATATTCAGTATTTATTGAAAGTTTACACAGTAATTTACACAAAACAACAATATTAATTGTTATATAGATTATTTATACGCCCAGATTTAAAAGGAGCCTGTTGGCAAGCCGACAGCGGAGGCAATAAGAGTGTCAGATCTGTACATCAAAAAggattcaatgggcctgatttatgaaagctctccaaggctggagagaatacacttttatcggtgaggctgggtgatccagcaaacctggaatggattgctagtaaatgttttaaatcctggacgagatccattccagggttgctggatcacccagcttcactgatgaaagtgtataatctccagccttggagagctttcataaatcaggcccaatgtgaatAAGAGAGTTCTGAGGGTCAGATCACCGCAGTCTGATAGTGGATCATCTATCAACTGTCTGACGCACTGGAGGATGTTGATCGAGAAAATTAGTAACATGCAGTCAGACTGCATATCACTTTACTGTGAATTTGCGACCCCTGCTTCTGAATTCCTGGACAGCCAATTGCGACAGATTTATAAAGTCTGAGATAGACAGGGTTCTGTTTATAttgcagggaatctgacatccactgaaacattcactggtttagaatcaattactgccttcaaaacacatggacctggaagattctccaccagagaatgtatcagtgaatgtcagattcatacTTTATAAATTGGACCCCTAAACAGACATATAACTAGGAAATAGTCAGGGTCAGATTTCATGTACTTGCAGTGCAACGTCACAAGTTGGGCCGCCAAAGGAGGAATTAGTAATTCAGGACGTGACCTTTTTTTAATCCTCTTCTACGATCGGTCTAACTGTTCCTGGTAAACGTTGCCTTGTTAAAAGATAGAATTGACAAATGTTCCCACTGTGTTCCAGCATCTGAGTAAAAGGGTGTGAGATCAGGCACAGGACTGGTTGCAAAAAGCAAAAATCGACTTTAAATGACCACTGACTACCTGGAATACCAACTAAAATCTGgcttatatattgtacatacagtTAAATATATGGAATATCTTTTACAACCAATCCTGTACAATATTtaactaattattatttaatttcatGCATGTATCCAGTAATGACAATTTCTCTTTAATATCatatttttacagatgaatattgTACACTTCTTGAATGAACTTTATACATAAAGCATTGCTCATATCAATTCTCTCCTTTCATGTAAATCAGATCTTGGGCACATCATGGTATCACATTACCGCAGCCTTCAATAGTCACTGGCACAAGTTGAAATAATCCGTGGAGGATGTTAGGGAACCAGTAAAGCTGCAgttatgtttttgcatttttgcttGATACAGTTTACTAGAAATCAACTATCAATGAAAAGCATCAAAACACATCTCAGCCTGTACTTGGATGTGTATAAATGTGTGTCTTGATGCAGGTTAAAACTCCATTAAAAATGTCAGTGCATCATAATGTCCACCAATGTGTGTCAATACATGCTAACATTTATTATTCAATGAGTTTTCACTGGTTTCAATAGAAAATGCATTGAGAGAGATAAACACATAGGTGTGAATCCAATCTAAATGCTTGCAACTTCAAGCAAGTTCTAGCTTATATAGCAAACagtgcatactttttttttttttcttgctttcccAACTTTCAGCAATAACACTGCTTCTGACTCAGCAACCCAGTCTTTACGGGAGTCCCAAATGCCACCCATCAAAGTGCCATGCCAGAGGAGTCAATGGAATGCCATAAATGATACATGTGCATCCAAGTAATGCTGTTAGAAGTGCGATCCCATGCTTTCATGGGGATGCATTGCTATGATATTCCGTGTTTCCACTGGTGCTATGATATGCAAGAAAAATATAGGGGACACCTTGACTGTTTGTGGTCGAGAGGCCAAGCCAGGACCTTGGTCAAAACTCCCTTCCTTCCTAACAAAGTATCtagaaaatattgttataatgtaAACTTCTGGACTGTCACATCGACATCAGtatctatctataaatatatatatatatatatatatatactatgattGGGAGCACTCACATCATTGGTGAATAATACCCGGCACAGTTGGCAACTGATCTATAAATATCGCTGAGCCTATGAAAGGCATCTGTACAATTGTATGATGAATGTCCCATCACAAAGTAAACACAGTGTGTTGTAATGTGAACAATCCAGACATGCATTTCTTAGGTACTCAGGTCTgtgtataaacatactatgcattTACAAACACATCTCACAGATGGTTGCCAATAGCCATTATGTATGAACACTCcttgcattttgttttgtcttctgGTAAGTCAGAACTGTCAAGAATTATTTCTTTTGTAGGCATTTCTGTCTGCATTTGGGAAATCTCTCATCAACTCCTGTCGTAGTGACAACTTCTAGCATTACAGGTTAGATACAAAAGTTCTAAAAGTTTTTGCTGTATATAATCCTTggtaatattctgtatataagtAGATAATATATTCTAAGCAATCTAACTAATTCACAAAATGTCTATTAGTAAATGGCTCACAATTTTCACAATACCAAGTGATTACATATTGGCATTAGTATTACTGCACAAAGCACTGCAGTGATATATTTCTACTCAATCAGGCTGGTACTATGTGTGTTCTTTCTGTATGGATGTGACAGATGGGATATTAGTCATACATACCTCTCTCCTCTTAATTCCTTCTCTTAGTAAGCTCACCACATCCTCACCCTCACAATCAGTTGCCTTGAAGCCTTTGGTCCAGGTTAGCAGTATACCCTGTGGAGTTATAAATCCAAGACATTATTAAAATGGGGTCAATAGCAAATGAAgcttattttataaaacacagaaaaaatgaagaatgaaGCAGTAATTTATAATAGTTTTACATTTGCTGATTTGTTGCAAGGAAAAGAAAGCCACACAACCAGCGATGATTTAGACAATGTCCCAATTTATACTGTGCTGTGAGATCCTTATGTAAGTGTAACCAAGCCATTGGTTTTCTTCTCTAATTAGCAAGCTGTGTTAATTCTATTCACAAGAATATTGCAATGCAGCAAATCTTAACTGAACCCTAATCTCCCACTATAAAAGGTAATGTTCTCTTGGGAGATCACAGATTAGTGCAAAGACAACCTGAACTAGcgtttttattaaatacatacctATACTAAATGCTGGGCTTTATTATGTGCTACCACAATACATGTTAATGCAATAAACACTGTGCATGTTGGTATAATTCATTAAGAACAGAATGCACATTGTTATATATCGCTATGTACCATAAGGAGCAGAGTGGTGCACAACATGGTGaaaaaatgtgcacagaaaaATGTGAATAGGCCAAATGCGAACATTCTACATTAGATCCACTGTAGGTATATAAAAAAGGCATCTTTTCAtcatatgtttaaaatgttggcTCTTCCATTATTGGGTGACTTCTAGGAACATAACATGAATTGGGTAATTTGAGAATCTCTCTCAAGCTCCCTCCGATTCTAAATATTAAGTCACTTTGTTCATTTGGAGGAAATCTTTCAGGACTATGGAAGCTGACAGTGCTGTTTTCATCTATTTAGCTACTTAATTTGTAAGTGGTGAAAAGGATAGGATAACAGCCCTGGAGCCTTTATCCTGAATACTAATATTAGCAGGAAAGGCTTCTTCTTAATAATAAACGTTAAATGGTAAAGACAACAAACTATTTCAGGGACAGAACCCACCCTATAATTTAAATTGACTTACAGCATCTAAACTGGTCTGCTTGCAGGGGAAGGAGAAGGTGAATCCCAAGGGAAGCCGGGCTCCTTTAATCCCCATGTAGTCAAGGAAATCTGAGATGCAGTGAACAATGTGATCAAAGAGCTGAAAAACAGACATAATTATTATTTCAAAGTCCATAGCAATTTTTTAAGTAGTTATTTTTCTATACTTAGacaatatcaaaatatatttgaataagcAGATTATTAATACTGAACAAAGTTTTCTGGAACCATAGAACTGCCAGCTACCCCTGAGATAATTTTCCCCATATCCCATGTGAATTATTccacataaataaaagaaatcataCCCCAACCTAACCAATTTATCAAGTTAAAAGGAAGTCAAACAGGGTTCGTAACATACCTCCTCTCCAGTGCCTTGCATGACATCTACGGGAATGGCAtaaattttattatgcatttcGACAGTTCGTCTTTTACCACTTCTTATTTTCACAAGCAGCACTCGGAAGTTCGTTCCTCCAAGATCCAGTGCCAGAAAATCACCATTTTCTAggatgaaaaaatatacaaaaaatataagatTAGCAACTCTTTAAATATCACACAGATGAAAGTTTACATTTGTACTGAGAGAAAGGAGTTACTAATTTTTACTAAATTCATGTAATAGTTTTCCACTAAAAATGCGAACTAAATGGTAGGTAGTCCCCGAgctaaggacatccaacatacggacgactcctagatacaaacaggggtCCCATGCCCGCTCCTGTGCAAGCCTGAGGCTTGATAGGAGGAGGggggcggtttgtatgacttgtagataaaaaatcttttgctaaacacaactgagactgagctcttctgcaagctcttgtaactctttgatgaccaagacaaactctccagatgtttctttttgcatatcaaagcacagcttgctccagaagttaatggatgtctaggctctataaagtttttatttttttttttgctttgtttgtgattgactcacaatgaggattttaaagaataactgacaccacgctgcctaataaaatgttgagacaaacatctgtcctaattgcattttttaaaataatgtacctgttcctacttacatagaAAGTCAAGagcaaacctatagtccctatcttgtatgtaatgctgggactacctgtaatattattataaacagctTGGTCCTGTATTGCTCAGACATTACACACATGGATGTAGAATGGCCCCACTAGAGGGCACCCGAGGCAATAGATAACTGCAAGGTACTAAAATAGAATGTCCGTTTTAATCCAAATGTAATTGTGAGTATAAAAGCCtaccaatttaataaaaaaaaaactaccatttgTAATAGATGTAACCCTACAGATCTTATGGAGCCTTAACAGCACTACTTTGCATTTCCCTTCCTTTAAATTTCCATAGGCatgcaaatattaacaaataccTGTGCCATCTGGCGTACTGCGAACAAATGTTGGCAGCATTTTCACTTTAGCCGTTTCGTGAGTTTTTTTCTTCACTCCACACTCCATCTCAATTCTCATCCTCTTCTTCACCTCCTGCAGCTGCTCCTGACTGAGGCTGAATTCCTCAAGTGTCTCATCAATCTGTCGTCTCTGCTCTGCCAGTCGGTAAGCCACCGCTGTGACCATTGCAGCTCCCTTACCACTGCCGCTCTCTGACAGCAAAAAACGCACATCGCAGTCAGGGACCAGACGTCTCACGGTTTTATGCAGGCGTCGGGAATACCTGAACAGAAATCATGCAAAAGCATTAAAGGGTTATAATTAACAAGAAATTTATGTTGGCATTGAATATATCGAGGATGGTTGGTTGCTTTGAGGCTTGCTTGGTACCAAAGTCCCCACGGAGCCCAACAGCGATCGGGCTCATTTACATAGAAACTGGTGTTATGAAAGGTATCTTTACTGACACAGAAAACATCAGATGTTTAATGCTCATATACATACAATCATGGACTAGAGACATTACTTCTTTTTTTGGATCACAAATTGGATACATCAATAGAGAACATCTACTGCAAATATAAACATAGCACTTACTGCGGATGCATCTTGTAAAGTGACCCATCAATTCCAACTGTGGTTCTCAACCTGGGGACCCCTTTATTTTCCCGGAGACGAGTTAGAATTCCACCCAGTGTAGAAGCTATCAGATTGGCAGACCGGAAGGAGATGATTGTACACACATGTTGTACGGCAATGCAGTCCTCATGGGAAGGTTCCACCCCTAACCTTGTCAGTATCTCCTTGGCCTTGCTTAATCCTTCTTTACTCCTAAGAaccaaaagaataacaaaaaaactacatCAGATAACAAAACCAAAAAACCTGACTATGATATCATCATAACTCGCCTTTGCAGTTTGGTATGAATATTTTagaacaatttgttttgttttttgggttttatgGATGTTTGTGATTCAATTgatgattgatatattttttttaaagtgttctttttttcctggatATGTAAAAACAAGGTATTTTGTAAAATCAGGATATTCTTTAGTCTGCTTTGAAAATGCAAATGGCATTTTCCCAGACCATGTAGAAGACATATGGAGCAGGGAGATATCTATTTCATAGTCAAGTGGAAATTGATAGCAGGAAAGCTGCATGTCAGTATATGCAAATTAttgactgatttaataaaaaagtaaggaaTATTCACTTTTAGATTAGTGAATGAAGAAGCTTATTGAAACTCTCCCTAATAATTCTAATACTTGTACCCTCGAATAAAgtcctactatacaaaaaaaaaaaacagataaagataTATGGGTACAGTGCACTTACTTCTCAATAGCAGACACATGCTTAGTCTCGAACTTTCCTCTTGTTAGGAGTTCCGGAGTGATTCTTCCTTCAAAGAGAAGCCCTTCTTTGGCCATTTTTACCAGTATAAGTCTGACCAATTCACCCATATACATGCCACTCACCATCTTTTCAAACCTAAAAAGAGTAATTACAACATCAATAAACATcccaaatataataaacaaatttataaagTCACATTATATGGGCAATTCTGTAAGCTATAAAAAAGTAGATGGTTGGTTTGGTCATACCCATTGCAGTGGAACAGTGGGCATGGCATACTAAAGGGGATTAGATTTTCAATTTGCAATGTGAAATATCActctaaaaagaataaattacatGCCTTAGTAAACAAAGTGAAGTTATACTGATTCAGACATCCAATAATGCAAACATAACTCTGTTTTtgcatatgaaaatatattatgtgcaaaaaaaGGCTTAGGAGCCCTTTGGAATGCCCATGGACATTTAGTCTGGTATCAATATATACCTGCTGGGCACCTAGCACAGGCCGAATGGAGTCACTAATAAATAGAGGAGAATACCAGAGTTGTTTTTCTAGTAATCAATTAGTTACACATATTAACCtgcagaaaaacaatattaattaatCAATATCTTAAATGGAGACTGGATATTCATGAACATAATCGGCAAACTAGAATATTACGGGATTCTTTTTATCTTCAGCCATGTGCAATGAAATATGTAGGCTGTCAATCATTAGCTCTCATTTTGTTTATGGTAGCTGCCTGGATTTATGATACCTATGACTTTACTAGCTGCATGCTTATTTTGGGGCAatgattcagaaaatattaagGTCAGAGACAAGTGGGCAGCTAGCATTTTCTAAAGGAAGTCAGCAAAGACAGCTTTAGAATTGTTACAGGTCTCTTCCCAGATAATATCCTCTGGTTACTATGTTGAAAACCCTCAATGCTATAGAAATtactattttacaaatgcatttcaTTACGCAAGTAATAGGGTGTGAAATCTATACATGGAATACTTACAATTGTTTTCCTGGATTCATAGAGCCCCGGTCGATTTCTCTATCAAACTCTGTTCTAATGTCCTCCAAAGAGCCATCATCTCCAAAAGCTCCCCATTCTGTGTTAATACACATCCTGCCCTCGTCCCCTTCCACTAAATCAATGTGCCTCAGTTCCTCCATGTAACAGGCATTGGTGCCAGTACCTGAGAAGACAAATGACAATGAGCGTTTTCTGTGTGGCACATATAGCACTATTTACATGATTGGTTTGGTCTCATTACCAATGATAATGCCAACTTCACATCTTTGGTCATCAAACCCACAGGTCATCATGGTGCCGACTGTGTCATTCACTACAGCCATAATATCTGCATCATAGTCCTAGGGAATAA includes these proteins:
- the LOC140339185 gene encoding hexokinase-1; its protein translation is MIAAQLLAYYFTELKDDQVKKIDKYLYAMRLSDETLRDIMSRFKKEMENGLSRDTNPTAIVKMLPTFVRSIPDGTEKGDLIALDLGGSHFRILRVKVSHEKKQTVQMESEIYDTPEDIIHGTGTRLFDHVAECLGDFMDKKQIKDKKLPVGFTFSFPCLQSKLDEGILLTWTKRFKASGVEGMDVVKLLNKAIKKRGDYDADIMAVVNDTVGTMMTCGFDDQRCEVGIIIGTGTNACYMEELRHIDLVEGDEGRMCINTEWGAFGDDGSLEDIRTEFDREIDRGSMNPGKQLFEKMVSGMYMGELVRLILVKMAKEGLLFEGRITPELLTRGKFETKHVSAIEKSKEGLSKAKEILTRLGVEPSHEDCIAVQHVCTIISFRSANLIASTLGGILTRLRENKGVPRLRTTVGIDGSLYKMHPQYSRRLHKTVRRLVPDCDVRFLLSESGSGKGAAMVTAVAYRLAEQRRQIDETLEEFSLSQEQLQEVKKRMRIEMECGVKKKTHETAKVKMLPTFVRSTPDGTENGDFLALDLGGTNFRVLLVKIRSGKRRTVEMHNKIYAIPVDVMQGTGEELFDHIVHCISDFLDYMGIKGARLPLGFTFSFPCKQTSLDAGILLTWTKGFKATDCEGEDVVSLLREGIKRREEFDLDVVAIVNDTVGTMMTCAYEDSNCEIGLIVGTGSNACYMEETKNIEMVDGDEGRMCVNMEWGAFGDNGCLDDIRTVYDKAVDELSLNSGKQRYEKMISGMYLGEIVRNILIDFTKRGFLFRGQISEALKTRGIFETKFLSQIESDRLALLQVRSILQQLGLNSTCDDSIIVKEVCGVVSRRAAQLCGAGMAAVVDKIRENRGLDHLEVTVGVDGTLYKLHPHFSRIMHQTVADLAPKCNVSFLLSEDGSGKGAALITAVGCRLRDAEQN